CCTAATTTTGTATGATGGTGCCAACGACTTAAAAACAGGGACCAATGCTCCGATTGCAAGCATGCTGCTGGCAAATTCTTCGGAGTCAGCGTAGCGGCACAACACTGTAAGTGATATTCTATTCTCTTCAGGGTCATCCTGTAACTGAGTTGCGTGTCTggcaatttcttctttgaggTTCATTAATCTTTCATGGGGCGCAACATCcgcttcaacttgttttTCATAAATTAAAGCTTCAAGTTTCGATTTGGGTGTTTTGGTCTGGTCTtctttcaacttcttccgTGGAACACGCTGAAGAAGATTACCAACTTTTATTGGAAGACCCTCATCCACTTCTTCGCTGTGTCTCTTTCTGCGCTCATAAGAGGACTCCAAAGATTCATTGGTATCTTCTAAGGTACTTTTCTCTTCAGACTTATCATTATAAGCTCTCTTGTTCTGTAACTCTTTCAGAAGCTGcgctcttcttctactCATACCGTCTGAACAGATTGAGATGAGCATCTTCTCCAGATGTACATTCGTGTCACGTGCTTCCGAAActggctcttcttgctcaaggaAATATCTTTCAACAGTAAATATTGTATCTGTATTATGTATGTTATCAGTATTGAATGAACGATATTCTTTAATAACTTaagcagaggaagatgaagcaggATACCTTGATTGAACATGGCGAAATGTGATTCGTGGTTTCTCGAAGAACATGTcatttcttctcaaaactCCCCAGGATGTAATCTTACGTTAATAAAAGGACATCCAATTACGAATGTGTAAAAAGAGATTTTTTTAACTCAAACTAATAGAACAATACTAAGTAATAGCTAGAAGATATGACGTAGTTGAATGAGTTGTGAATCTCGTACCACTCTTGCTCACGATTGCCCTTTTTGTAATTGGCGCTTCTCGTTTAGCTCGTAGAATTCGCGACGGTATGCCAACTTCAACCGCccgagaaagaaagagaccTGCTTCGTATAAAATCAGCGCGAACCCCTTGTTTGCAATATCTTGATACACCTACGACCAATATGAATCTGAATGATACGTCTCTGGCATTGTTGGCTTCTTCCATGGACAGCACCGCTGGATTTTTGAAAACTAAACTTTCGGGGATCTGGAAGTGCACCTCATGGTGGCAGGTCCTTATCACATTAACTCTAGGTGTGATTGTTTACGATCAAGTTCTGTATTTATTGAAAAAGGGAACGATCGCTGGACCCCGTTTCAAAGTTTGGCCAGTTATTGGCCCATTTTTGGAAAGTTTAGATCCTAAATTTGAAGAGTACATGGAAAAATGGAATTCTGGCCCGTTATCCTGTGTCTCGATTTTCCATAAGTTTGTGGTTATTGCATCTTCGAGGGACTTGGCAAGAAAAATTTTAAGTTCGCCCAAGTACGTGAAGCCATGCGTGGTGGATGTTGCggtgaagattttgagaCCTACAAATTGGGTATTTTTGGATGGTAAAGCTCACGTTGACTACAGGAGATCGTTGAACGGATTGTTTTCTCAAAAAGCCCTTGAGATATATATCCCTGTCCTTGAGAAGTACATGGATATCTACCTTGATAGGTTCATCGGATATGAGGGTCCAAGAACCTTTTTCCCTGAGTTTAGAGAGTTGCTTTGTGCTTTGTCCTTGCGTACCTTCTGCGGAGATTACATCACAGAAGAACAAATTGCCTTGATTGCTGATAATTATTTCAAAATCACTGCTGCCTTggagttggtgaatttCCCAATCATTATTCCATACACCAAGACCTGGTATGGTAAAAAGATTGCCGATGACACAATGAAAATCTTTGAAAGCTGTGCAGCGAAGGCTAAAAAACACATAAATGAGGAGGGTGGAAAACCAGGTTGTGTAATGGATGAATGGATTTATCTTATGAAGGAAGCAAGAGCAAATCACAAAGAGGACCCAGACTCAAAGCTTCTTATCagagatttttcaaataaAGAAATCTCTGAGGTTATCTTTACTTTCCTCTTTGCATCTCAGGATgcctcatcatcgttgGCTTGTTGGTTGTTTCAAATTGTCGCGGATCGTCCCGATATTGCACGGAAGATTAGAGAAGAACAACTATTAGTCAGAGACAATGATCCCCTGAGGCCACTTACTTTGGAAATGATTAACAAGATGAAATATACCAATTGTGTTGTAAAAGAGTCATTGCGCTACAGACCGCCTGTTCTTATGGTCCCCTACGTTGTCAAACAGAGTTTTCCCGTAACACTGGAGTATACAGCTCTGAAAGGCTCGATGATCGTTCCTACATTATATCCAGCTCTCCATGATCCTGAGGTTTATCCTGAGCCTGATTCTTTCATACCGGAAAGGTGGGAAAACCCCACCGGTGATATggacaaaagaagctggtTAGTTTTCGGTACTGGACCTCATGTTTGTCTTGGTAAAGTGTACGTGCTCATGATGTTCACAGGCATGTTGGGTAAATTTCTCATGAACAGCGAGATAAAGCACACCGTGACTCCACTTTCTGAAAAGATTAAGGTCTTCGCTACTATCTTTCCAAAGGACGACTTGATCCTCGAATGGACCGCAAGGAACCCACACTCTTTGGACTAGCTACACTTCAAATTCATAATCACAATCTTATTTTATTCTTATATGCGATTGCATAAAgtaagaagaaaaaaaaagcggtaaaaaaaaggaactAAGCATCATAGGTTGAAGCTGAGATGTTACCACCTCTTCCAGTCCAGTTGACATGAACCCATTGGTCCTTCTTTAAAAAGTCATTCTCCTCACCTGGCAACACTTGGAATGTGTGAGCACCAAAATAGTCTCTCTGAGCTTGCAACAAGTTCGCAGGAAGTTTGGAGGATCTGTATCCATCGTAGAACGACAACGCTGTAGAGAAAGCAGGAACAGGAACGCCATACTCAACAGCCTTCGCAATCGTAGATCTCCAACCCTTTTGAGCTTTGGTCACAGCATCTTGGAAAAATGGGTGGAACAACAAATTTTCCAAATCAGGGTGCTCTCTGTAGGCCGAGGTTATCTCACCCAAGAATACAGATCTGATAATACAACCTCCTCTCCACATCAAGGCAATGGCTGGGTTATTCAACTTCCAGTTGTATTCCTTTGCAGCCTCTCTAATCAACATGAAGCCTTGAGCGTAAGAAATGATCTTAGAAGCATACAAAGCCTGTTCCAAATCATCGACAAATTTTTCCTTGTCGGTGATAGGAGATTCGCCTTCGACAATGGGACCCTTTAACACATTTGCAGCCCTAGTTCTTTCATCTTTAAGGGCAGATAAGCATCTGGCAAAAACAGCCTCACCAATCAATGTCACTGGCATGCCCAAGTCCAATGCATTAACTGCAGTCCACTTTCCAGTCCCCTTCTGACCGGCAGTGTCTAAAATCTTCTCGACGACAGGCTTTCCATCAGTTGGATCATTGAAGTACATGATATCCCTAGTGATTTCAATCAAGAACGAATCCAAAACACCCTTGTTCCATTTAGcgaaaacatcaccaatcTCCTTGTCAGTAAACTTTCCTACTCTTTTTAAGAGATCGTAAGCCTCACAGATCAACTGCATGTCTCCGTACTCAATACCATTGTGGACCATCTTTACGTAGTGGCCAGCCCCTCCGTCACCGACCCAGTCACAACAAGGTTCTCCGTCGGACTTAGCAGCAATAGACTGAAAAATATCCTTGATATGAGGCCAAGCATCTGGATGACCACCAGGCATCAAGGAAGGGCCATAGCGagcaccttcttcacctccagAAACACCAGAGCCGACAAAGAGTATTCcttgctgcttcaactcttcGAAGCGGCGATTTGTATCAGGAAAGTGAGAGTTTCCGCCATCGATGATGATATCACCCTTCTCTAAATGTGGCAACAACTGCTCAATGAAAGCATCAACGGGCTTGCCTGCTTTCACCAAAATAACAATACGTCTTGGGCGCTTCAAGTTGGCGCAAAGTTCTTCAATGGAGTGCGCACCAATGATTGATTTACCTTTGGCCTCGTTATTCAAGAAGTCGTCCACTTTTGAGACCGTTCTGTTGTACGCCACCACGGTGAAACCATGGTCGGCAGCATTTAAAATCAAGTTTTGACCCATAACGGCCAAACCAATTAAACCGATATCACCACTGCTATGGTTAGTAAGATGCCTTCTTACAATTGACAACCGCTCTTGCGCTCCCATGATCAATCGGCTCAGAAATCTGTAGTTATTCGCAAAAGGAGGTTTTTAGATTAACTTGGGAATCTTTGAGGTATCCTGAGTCAAACCCTGCTTGAACTAAGTACTTAGATGCGAGCTACCAAAGCAACagttttttttgaacaacgCCGAAAATGCGGACTTGCGGAGACAGTACAATCAGCGCTTCCAATAATGTCAATGAATGATGAGTGCTTGTTTAATACATACGTTGGGGTAGACATTTTAATCAAGCAGTATGAGTTTCAATTGACTAAATCGATTGTGAAAAAATCTATCGAATTGAAGATATTTTGAGCAAAActcatatttttttttgggggAAGTCGTGCATTTATATCACGCACGCAAgaggcttttttttttgttgagccTGGATCAATTTTATTATTCATGCAGATGTGAGAACTGGGCGACAGCCGAAATCGCACACGTAGTCCTCCAAGCTAAAACAAATGGAGTCTGCTGCAGTACTATGTCTCCTCCGTGTGAGGCACACCCTaaaattcaccaaaaaagGACGAAAAGTCACGTGACAAACGGAACACCATTAGCCggaaattgaagaatcaGCAAGCATTACATGATTAAGTAAATCCCTACTTGGCACGATGTTGTGCGGTTAATTTGGCAGATTTGCACAATCTGCACCATGCTTATAAAACCATCTTACAATTTTATTGTTAACATTCCCTGTCGCCAACGTTCATGACCCCTCCCCCACTTCAAATGGAGAAAGCGGGGTGTTTAATACTTCTCCCCCACGCAAACCAGCATAGTTTTGAAGTGGCAACGCGCATGTCTCATAGATCCACTCTAAGCTTCGATATAATTAGCAATTACATTGCTCACAAACTTATGTAGATGTCTCTCGAATCAGTGCTTTGAGAATGTAGAATTGGTCCGTTGTTATCTCAATTGGCCGGCTTGCTCTTGAGCCATAATCCAGCGAGGACTATATGCAATATTTTGCATCTTCGTTACCCTGGTGCGTCGAaatattcttcaattgcaactaCTTAATGACAGCTTATGGCTACGTTTACATTTCTTTTACAGATTATAATATACTGATGCATCTTCATGATTGCTGAATCGAGGGCTGCGTGATTATCTACGTAACATCACCTCTTCCGACTAAAAAGTCACCATGTCACGTGGTATGATACGATCCATATTTGCAAAACATGATTCTAAGCACTAATATATAAGTAGCCAGCTACCAAGTCCACTATCGGCATCTTATTTTGGTTTGGAGAAATGCCGATCCCCAAGCCTCATGGCGGCCAATTACAAGATTTGGTATCTCGAGATGAAAATAAGAGAGATAGGCTTTCTCAGGCCATATCGAGAGGAGATTTACCAATAATCACGTTGACGGATAGACAACTATGTGACTTAGAATTATTATTGAACGGTGGTTTCTCCCCTTTGAGCGGGTTTCTCAACGAAGATGACTACAATTCTGTAGTAGAAAACATGAGGTTGAAAACTGTCCAGAACGAAGACGGAGAAGGACTCTTATGGCCCATGCCAATAACACTTGACGTCACAAAACCTGTATCCCAGCGCTTTTCAATTGGCGAAAAAATTGGGTTACAAGATCCAAGAGATAGGCAAATTCTAGCAGTATTGACTGTAGAATCGATATATCGACcagacaaagaaaaggaagctAGGCTTGTTTTCAGAGGTGACCCTGAGCACCCAGCCGTGAAGTACTTACATGATGTCGCCGGTGAGTACTATATCGGAGGTTCTCTTGAAGGATTGTCTTATCCGAAGCACTATGATTATTCGGAAATTAGAAAAACTCCTTCTCAATTGAGACAGGAATTTGAAACGTTAGGATGGGGTTCTCACAAGATCGTCGCATTTCAGACCAGAAACCCTATGCACAGAGCTCATAGAGAGCTTACAGTTAGGGCAGCGCGGGACCTAGGTGAAGATAGTCATATACTCATTCATCCAGTGGTAGGTATGACAAAACCTGGTGATATAGACCATCATACCAGAGTGAAGGTGTATCAgcagattttgaagaagtatcCTGAAGGGTTAGCAACCCTTGCTCTTTTGCCCTTAGCCATGAGAATGGGAGGCGATAGAGAAGCTTTGTGGCACGCATTAATTCGCATGAACTATGGCGTAGATCATTTCATCGTCGGCAGGGATCATGCTGGACCAGGAAAAAACTCCAAAGGGGTCGATTTTTACGGCCCATACGACGcgcaagatcttcttgccAAATTCGAGGACGAATTGGCGGGGAAGATCAAGGTTGTTCCGTTCAGAATGGTCACATATTTACCTGATGAGGACAGGTATGCTCCTATAGACACTATCGATACCAATGCTGTGAAGACAGCAAATATCTCAGGAACAGAGTTGAGACAAAGGTTGCGAGATGGGACTGAAATACCCACGTGGTTTTCTTATCCTGAAGTCGTGAAAATTTTACGGGATACAAATCCTCCTCGCTACAGACAAGGATTTGTGTTCCTTATCGATGTAACCGATATCGAGGAAGAACTTGGTGCCATCATCGCATCTGCATTACAGTCATCATTGAATGAGCACTGTGGAGCTCGTAGAGTCACAAGACTTCCAATCAGCTATCAGGATCCATACTTAATCAATGAATTTGTAAGGGCAGGATCTGCTGTGATCGTCCCTGTGCAAGGTGACTATGGCTCAATTGTCACTGCTGTCGGTGAATTCAACACTATTCAGGTCAAATTAAAAAAGAACTCACCAGCAATTTTATactccatcaacaatgGAGACTTTGAAAATGCCGAAGAAGCATGTGCAACCGCGATCAAATTATTGCAGTCTAAAGGATTCTTTGTCCATGAGAATTGAGTATTTTTAAACTTAGAAATAGACATATGATTTTTTTATCATTCTATCTCGTACCCTGGCATGGATCCTCTCGAAAGTAGAATCCGCTCTTTCGTATATAGTTTTCCAATCCAATTGGCTAATTGAAACGCCACAATAGATACGACATTTAGGAAGGGTCTTGAAAGCGgc
This region of Candidozyma auris chromosome 6, complete sequence genomic DNA includes:
- a CDS encoding sulfate adenylyltransferase, which codes for MSRATKSTIGILFWFGEMPIPKPHGGQLQDLVSRDENKRDRLSQAISRGDLPIITLTDRQLCDLELLLNGGFSPLSGFLNEDDYNSVVENMRLKTVQNEDGEGLLWPMPITLDVTKPVSQRFSIGEKIGLQDPRDRQILAVLTVESIYRPDKEKEARLVFRGDPEHPAVKYLHDVAGEYYIGGSLEGLSYPKHYDYSEIRKTPSQLRQEFETLGWGSHKIVAFQTRNPMHRAHRELTVRAARDLGEDSHILIHPVVGMTKPGDIDHHTRVKVYQQILKKYPEGLATLALLPLAMRMGGDREALWHALIRMNYGVDHFIVGRDHAGPGKNSKGVDFYGPYDAQDLLAKFEDELAGKIKVVPFRMVTYLPDEDRYAPIDTIDTNAVKTANISGTELRQRLRDGTEIPTWFSYPEVVKILRDTNPPRYRQGFVFLIDVTDIEEELGAIIASALQSSLNEHCGARRVTRLPISYQDPYLINEFVRAGSAVIVPVQGDYGSIVTAVGEFNTIQVKLKKNSPAILYSINNGDFENAEEACATAIKLLQSKGFFVHEN
- a CDS encoding phosphogluconate dehydrogenase (decarboxylating) GND1, with protein sequence MSTPTGDIGLIGLAVMGQNLILNAADHGFTVVAYNRTVSKVDDFLNNEAKGKSIIGAHSIEELCANLKRPRRIVILVKAGKPVDAFIEQLLPHLEKGDIIIDGGNSHFPDTNRRFEELKQQGILFVGSGVSGGEEGARYGPSLMPGGHPDAWPHIKDIFQSIAAKSDGEPCCDWVGDGGAGHYVKMVHNGIEYGDMQLICEAYDLLKRVGKFTDKEIGDVFAKWNKGVLDSFLIEITRDIMYFNDPTDGKPVVEKILDTAGQKGTGKWTAVNALDLGMPVTLIGEAVFARCLSALKDERTRAANVLKGPIVEGESPITDKEKFVDDLEQALYASKIISYAQGFMLIREAAKEYNWKLNNPAIALMWRGGCIIRSVFLGEITSAYREHPDLENLLFHPFFQDAVTKAQKGWRSTIAKAVEYGVPVPAFSTALSFYDGYRSSKLPANLLQAQRDYFGAHTFQVLPGEENDFLKKDQWVHVNWTGRGGNISASTYDA
- a CDS encoding C-22 sterol desaturase — translated: MNSNDTSSALLASSMDSTAGFLKTKLSGIWKCTSWWQVLITLTLGVIVYDQVSYLLKKGTIAGPRFKVWPVIGPFLESLDPKFEEYMEKWNSGPLSCVSIFHKFVVIASSRDLARKILSSPKYVKPCVVDVAVKILRPTNWVFLDGKAHVDYRRSLNGLFSQKALEIYIPVLEKYMDIYLDRFIGYEGPRTFFPEFRELLCALSLRTFCGDYITEEQIALIADNYFKITAALELVNFPIIIPYTKTWYGKKIADDTMKIFESCAAKAKKHINEEGGKPGCVMDEWIYLMKEARANHKEDPDSKLLIRDFSNKEISEVIFTFLFASQDASSSLACWLFQIVADRPDIARKIREEQLLVRDNDPSRPLTLEMINKMKYTNCVVKESLRYRPPVLMVPYVVKQSFPVTSEYTASKGSMIVPTLYPALHDPEVYPEPDSFIPERWENPTGDMDKRSWLVFGTGPHVCLGKVYVLMMFTGMLGKFLMNSEIKHTVTPLSEKIKVFATIFPKDDLILEWTARNPHSLD